In one Fusarium keratoplasticum isolate Fu6.1 chromosome 5, whole genome shotgun sequence genomic region, the following are encoded:
- a CDS encoding CMD domain-containing protein: MSQDSKLDALHKELFEQGLKMRRSVVGDAYVDRALANGSTEFSKPGQELVTEWCWGYAWTRPGLEKKQRSLLNIGMLMALNRGPELAVHVRGARNNGLTELEIREAILHCTTYCGVPAGVEAMKIAERVLNEMSETGEKTRELGNKAE; encoded by the coding sequence ATGAGTCAAGACAGCAAACTCGACGCGCTACACAAGGAACTGTTCGAGCAGGGCCTGAAGATGCGCCGCAGCGTCGTCGGCGACGCCTATGTCGATCGCGCCCTCGCCAACGGGTCCACCGAGTTCTCTAAGCCTGGACAAGAGCTCGTTACAGAGTGGTGCTGGGGATACGCTTGGACACGACCCggtctggagaagaagcaacgGAGTCTGCTGAATATTGGTATGCTAATGGCTCTTAACCGTGGGCCAGAGCTCGCTGTCCACGTTCGTGGAGCGAGGAACAATGGCCTGACAGAGCTTGAGATCCGGGAAGCGATTCTTCACTGCACTACCTACTGCGGTGTCCCGGCTGGTGTGGAGGCTATGAAGATTGCCGAGAGAGTACTCAACGAGATGAGTGAGACGGGTGAGAAGACACGGGAGCTTGGGAACAAGGCGGAGTGA
- a CDS encoding Lactamase-B domain-containing protein produces MIATSGSGTPAYVVVSALDAGHITLPERLFVTDADPGLRVTVPSLSFLIQHQPSSLTAQKTTRIVFDLGVKRDLTGYREMQLAHVAQRQPIITNPDCADSLRKGNTDSRDLDRNFSQQLLDPGKDIDFVILSHVHWDHVGTPSDFNNATFIVGSGTLDLLKNGAGPLYSAELFNQDELPRLRTVELPPVKRHHSNEYNDTPLAPKHTDTPAQSVANLPQPAGQWAWQPLSVFPNALDFFGDGSLFVIDSPGHLYGHVNLLARLSEDKYLYLGGDCCHDPRILSGEKNIAMYDDGRGGVRSVHVHTETARATLDNISSFLRDRGSGNVQIEVVLAHDKVWREKNRHRFWPGTL; encoded by the coding sequence ATGATTGCCACCTCAGGTTCAGGCACGCCTGCCTACGTCGTGGTTTCGGCTTTGGACGCCGGCCACATTACACTTCCTGAGAGGCTGTTCGTGACCGATGCAGACCCCGGCCTTAGAGTAACGGTGCCTTCGCTCTCGTTCCTCATACAGCATCAACCCTCGTCCCTCACAGCCCAAAAGACGACCCGCATTGTCTTTGACCTGGGTGTGAAACGCGACCTGACTGGCTATCGAGAGATGCAGCTCGCTCATGTGGCTCAGAGACAGCCCATCATAACAAACCCAGACTGCGCTGACAGTCTGCGCAAGGGCAACACTGACAGTAGAGATTTGGACAGGAACTTCAGCCAGCAGCTTCTGGACCCAGGCAAAGATATTGACTTTGTCATTCTTAGCCACGTCCACTGGGACCATGTCGGGACGCCATCCGACTTTAACAATGCCACTTTCATCGTGGGATCAGGAACCCTAGACCTTCTGAAGAACGGTGCCGGGCCTCTCTACTCAGCCGAACTGTTCAACCAAGACGAGCTGCCACGGCTGCGAACAGTTGAACTGCCACCAGTCAAGAGGCACCACAGCAATGAGTACAATGACACTCCCCTCGCCCCAAAGCACACCGACACACCCGCCCAGAGTGTGGCAAATCTACCCCAACCGGCCGGTCAATGGGCGTGGCAACCGCTGTCTGTCTTTCCAAACGCCCTCGACTTCTTCGGCGACGGGAGCCTGTTTGTCATCGACAGCCCAGGCCATCTTTACGGCCACGTGAACCTTCTTGCCCGTCTCTCAGAAGATAAATACCTCTATCTAGGGGGCGACTGCTGTCACGACCCCAGAATCCTGAGCGGGGAAAAGAATATTGCAATGTACGACGACGGCAGGGGAGGGGTGAGAAGTGTCCATGTGCACACCGAGACCGCGAGAGCGACCCTGGATAACATTTCCAGTTTCTTGAGAGATAGGGGTAGCGGAAATGTCCAGATAGAGGTTGTCTTGGCGCATGATAAGGTGTGGAGGGAGAAGAACCGACACAGGTTTTGGCCAGGGACGCTGTGA
- a CDS encoding Lactamase-B domain-containing protein produces the protein MTIASLAQDSPATSVGFIGLGAMGKPMVINLAKKLPKGSQIHVYDIVTAVVDETVALFPDSIVKCASAKEVAEACDVILTMLPEGAHVRSAYLDPDSGILSAFSISTAKLLIDSSTIDTSTNLYIKEQVLTKSPQSLFYDAPVSGGVIGAVDASMAFFLGCSESDPNLSRLTALLSTMGGKVIPCGGPSLGLSAKLSNNYLSGAIAIACSEAMDMGMRAGVDAHVLASVFGAGTAQNTICDRFNPVPGVCPKAPASNGYKGGFRVQLMKKDVSLAVSMARRLGSRNALGSTVLGVYTAASEASDCKDLDLSFILSYVPTPVDVDDHGPRDQACSAVDTTTRMVCNAAVFIQPPITHHSTLNLNTMCFLLEHKTDLGSEYVLFDCGSRKDFWNGSPQTNKMISSNLVGMQVIHGVDEILASSGFDLANLKSIVWSHWHWDHIGDGSKFPASVDIVVGPGFTAEFAPGWPEKPDTPVLASDLRGHRIHEPEFDTSVAGFTAHDYFGDGSFYLLDVPGHALGHICGLARTTPDTFIFMGADACHFAGAFRPTLYLPLPAIHHPAARTCSEGDSDVSRTSPFYKVSRVPGTVYIHGDAAQASIDKLRILDAHPGVFICLAHDAALFETLPLYNTDPDQDINDWKTAGYKENTRWAFLNELPKGDSPGRKAMVQGLKRKGKIILWDEGKGFVDVE, from the exons ATGACCATAGCGTCACTGGCCCAAGACTCACCGGCCACCTCTGTGGGCTTCATCGGCCTTGGTGCAATGGGAAAGCCAATGGTCATCAATCTCGCAAAGAAGTTGCCAAAAGGATCTCAAATTCACGTCTATGATATCGTTACAGCGGTGGTCGACGAGACGGTAGCTCTGTTTCCTGATTCGATCGTCAAATGTGCAAGCGCCAAAGAAGTCGCCGAGGCATGC GATGTGATCTTGACTATGCTGCCCGAAGGCGCTCATGTCAGGTCTGCATACCTTGATCCAGATTCGGGAATTCTCAGCGCATTTTCGATCTCGACGGCCAAGCTCCTGATCGACTCTTCCACGATTGATACGAGCACCAACCTATATATCAAGGAGCAGGTGTTGACGAAATCTCCGCAAAGTTTGTTCTATGACGCCCCAGTCAGTGGCGGAGTGATTGGGGCCGTTGATGCTTCAATGGCATTCTTCCTCGGCTGCTCCGAGTCGGATCCCAATCTTTCTCGCTTGACTGCACTCCTCTCCACTATGGGCGGGAAGGTAATCCCCTGTGGCGGACCATCTCTGGGCCTCTCAGCGAAGCTTTCAAACAACTATCTCTCTGGAGCCATTGCAATCGCCTGTTCCGAGGCAATGGATATGGGCATGCGTGCTGGCGTCGACGCCCATGTCCTAGCATCAGTCTTTGGCGCTGGAACGGCTCAAAACACCATCTGTGACAGGTTCAACCCCGTCCCGGGTGTTTGTCCAAAGGCGCCCGCGTCCAATGGATACAAAGGAGGGTTTAGAGTAcagttgatgaagaaggatgttTCGTTGGCTGTCAGCATGGCAAGAAGACTGGGCTCAAGAAATGCTCTGGGTTCGACCGTCTTAGGAGTGTACACAGCTGCTAGTGAGGCTTCGGATTGCAAGGATCTGGATT TGAGTTTCATCCTGAGCTACGTCCCTACCCCCGTTGACGTTGATGATCATGGCCCACGAGATCAAGCCTGCTCC GCAGTCGACACCACAACACGCATGGTCTGCAACGCTGCAGTCTTCATCCAGCCTCCCATCACCCATCACTCAAcgctcaacctcaacaccatgtgTTTTCTGCTCGAGCACAAGACGGATCTTGGGTCTGAATATGTCCTGTTTGATTGTGGTTCTCGAAAGGACTTTTGGAATGGCTCACCTCAGACCAACAAGATGATTTCCAGTAACCTTGTGGGGATGCAGGTCATCCACGGTGTGGACGAGATCCTAGCCAGCTCAGGCTTTGATCTGGCCAATCTTA AGTCAATCGTGTGGAGCCACTGGCATTGGGACCATATTGGTGATGGATCCAAGTTCCCGGCCTCGGTCGACATTGTCGTAGGACCAGGCTTCACTGCGGAATTTGCCCCAGGCTGGCCGGAGAAACCAGACACTCCAGTACTGGCGAGTGATCTAAG GGGGCATCGAATCCACGAGCCCGAGTTCGACACTTCAGTTGCCGGTTTCACTGCTCATGATTATTTCGGAGACGGTTCTTTCTACCTCCTAGATGTTCCTGGG CATGCTCTTGGACATATTTGTGGGCTCGCAAGAACGACGCCAGATACCTTCATTTTCATGGGAGCTGACGCTTGCCACTTTGCTGGAGCATTCCGGCCAACACTCTATCTACCGTTACCTGCAA TCCATCATCCCGCCGCAAGAACCTGTTCTGAGGGGGACTCGGATGTCTCTCGCACCAGTCCATTCTACAAGGTCTCTAGGGTTCCTGGGACGGTGTACATACACGGTGACGCCGCACAGGCTAGCATCGATAAATTACGCATATTGGACGCTCATCCAGGAGTCTTCATCTGCCTCGCCCACGACGCCGCCTTGTTTGAAACGTTGCCTCTATACAACACCGACCCGGACCAAGACATCAATGACTGGAAGACAGCTGGATACAAGGAGAATACAAGATGGGCATTTCTGAATGAGCTTCCCAAGGGGGACAGCCCCGGTCGAAAGGCGATGGTCCAAGGATTGAAGCGTAAGGGCAAGATTATTTTGTGGGACGAAGGTAAAGGATTTGTTGATGTCGAGTGA
- a CDS encoding Lactamase-B domain-containing protein gives MALSTVQVHALSGGRFTLPETQFVSPASSTARKTVPSLCFLIQHTSPTTGKTTRIVFDLGVRRDPSRYSEPIRRHIATRQPLTTDPDVVKSLKMGGLTPDDVDYVIYSHVHWDHVGEPTDFLRSSFVVGYGSLDLLQGNASNLRGGHSFFEPELLDPHRTIQLPDPEAAYKARDEAQVSGINFSGPWRQFDSLPSTLDIFGDGSLYIVDAPGHLPGHINLLARTSENESDTKWIYLAGDACHDRRIMRHERDVGQWQDAQGHTCCIHADLEKAKATMERIRDLERKGIETIFAHDVEWEISNRDSHRFWGS, from the exons ATGGCCCTCTCAACAGTCCAGGTTCACGCCCTCTCTGGAGGCCGCTTCACTCTTCCAGAAACTCAATTCGTGAGCCCAGCGTCTAGTACAGCTCGCAAGACAGTCCCGTCGCTTTGCTTTCTCATCCAGCATACTTCTCCCACGACGGGTAAGACGACGCGCATCGTCTTTGACCTAGGCGTCCGTCGGGACCCTAGCCGCTATTCAGAGCCCATCCGCCGTCACATCGCCACCCGACAGCCCTTGACAACGGATCCTGATGTTgtcaagagcctcaagaTGGGCGGGCTGACGCCGGACGATGTCGACTATGTCATATACTCTCAC GTTCACTGGGATCACGTCGGCGAGCCGACCGATTTTCTCCGCAGCTCCTTCGTCGTTGGGTATGGATCTCTTGACTTGCTACAGGGAAATGCATCAAATCTACGTGGAGGTCATTCATTTTTCGAACCAGAGCTGCTTGATCCGCATCGAACTATACAGCTTCCAGACCCAGAGGCAGCTTACAAAGCTCGGGATGAAGCGCAGGTATCCGGCATCAATTTCAGTGGGCCGTGGCGCCAGTTTGACAGCTTACCCTCAACCCTGGATATCTTTGGAGATGGTAGTCTTTACATCGTCGATGCCCCCGGTCACCTTCCCGGCCACATCAACCTTCTTGCACGCACCAGCGAGAACGAGAGTGACACCAAATGGATCTACCTTGCCGGCGATGCCTGCCACGATCGCCGCATCATGCGCCACGAAAGAGATGTCGGACAGTGGCAGGATGCCCAAGGCCATACGTGTTGCATCCATGCTGATCTCGAGAAAGCCAAGGCTACGATGGAGAGGATTAGGGACTTGGAAAGAAAAGGCATTGAGACTATCTTTGCGCATGATGTGGAGTGGGAAATCAGCAACAGGGACAGCCATCGTTTTTGGGGGAGTTGA